Proteins encoded together in one Verrucomicrobiia bacterium window:
- a CDS encoding trypsin-like peptidase domain-containing protein yields the protein MGFAGLLLLASPATRAASAAPERAVVQIFNFSQQPVWDAPWRWQPVRREGGSGFVIRTSRGLRVMSNAHVVSWSRQVLVRRFQDPRPFQAEVEFPGHDCDLAVLRVLDESFFEGIEPLAFGELPEVRSTVVTYGYPAGGEQISYTRGVVSRIELQNYVHIGNRSLLAVQTDAAINPGNSGGPVIQDGLVVGVSFQGIPGLENAGFFIPPEVISHFLEDIEDGTYHGFPAVGIRLVGLQNPAYRRHLGLPPGGELGARIDSIANIETTRALLRLDDVLLEAGGFPVASDGTIEYRGNRVAAALAFQSAQHGERVPMKLFRDRREVSLEVPVFVFTADRAAGNQHDVPPRYYVHGGLIFTPLSQNYIRTFGREISESSVGELVYELFYRRHEQPETVRPEPVALAGLLTHPVNANFSVRGRALVDKINGIRIETLDDAIRAIEGARGGQHVFEFAGRQGFECLDRAEAAEANATILQTYGVPSDRRL from the coding sequence ATGGGGTTTGCGGGGCTGCTGCTCCTCGCCAGTCCGGCCACGCGGGCCGCCTCGGCGGCGCCGGAGCGGGCCGTGGTGCAGATCTTCAACTTCAGCCAGCAGCCGGTCTGGGATGCGCCGTGGCGGTGGCAGCCGGTGCGACGGGAGGGGGGATCGGGATTTGTGATCCGGACATCGAGGGGGTTGCGGGTGATGTCGAACGCGCATGTGGTTTCGTGGAGCCGGCAGGTGCTGGTGCGGCGGTTTCAGGATCCGAGGCCGTTCCAGGCGGAGGTGGAGTTTCCGGGGCACGACTGCGACCTGGCGGTGTTGCGGGTGCTGGACGAGTCATTTTTTGAGGGGATCGAGCCACTGGCGTTCGGGGAACTTCCGGAGGTGCGCTCGACGGTGGTGACGTACGGGTATCCGGCCGGGGGGGAGCAGATTTCGTACACGCGGGGGGTGGTTTCGCGGATTGAACTTCAGAACTACGTGCATATCGGGAACCGGTCGTTGCTGGCGGTGCAGACGGACGCTGCGATCAACCCGGGGAACAGCGGGGGCCCGGTGATCCAGGACGGTCTGGTCGTGGGGGTTTCGTTCCAGGGAATCCCGGGGTTGGAGAACGCGGGGTTCTTCATTCCGCCGGAGGTCATTTCCCATTTTCTGGAGGATATCGAGGACGGGACGTACCACGGGTTTCCGGCGGTGGGGATCCGGCTGGTGGGATTGCAGAATCCGGCCTACCGGCGTCATCTTGGGCTGCCGCCGGGCGGGGAGCTGGGAGCGCGCATCGATTCGATCGCCAACATCGAGACCACCCGGGCGCTGTTGCGGCTGGACGACGTGCTGTTGGAGGCGGGCGGGTTTCCGGTGGCGAGCGACGGGACGATCGAGTACCGGGGGAACCGGGTGGCGGCGGCCCTGGCCTTCCAGAGTGCGCAGCACGGGGAGCGCGTCCCCATGAAGCTGTTTCGGGACCGGCGGGAAGTGTCCCTGGAGGTGCCGGTGTTCGTGTTCACGGCGGACCGGGCGGCGGGGAACCAGCACGACGTGCCGCCGCGGTACTACGTGCATGGCGGGCTGATCTTCACGCCGCTTTCGCAGAACTACATCCGGACCTTCGGGCGGGAGATCAGCGAGTCGTCGGTGGGGGAACTGGTGTACGAGCTGTTCTACCGGCGGCATGAGCAACCGGAGACCGTGCGGCCCGAGCCGGTGGCGTTGGCGGGGCTGTTGACCCACCCGGTGAATGCGAACTTCTCGGTGCGTGGCCGGGCGCTGGTGGACAAGATCAACGGGATTCGGATCGAGACGCTGGACGACGCGATCCGGGCGATCGAGGGGGCCCGCGGGGGGCAGCACGTGTTCGAGTTTGCCGGGCGTCAGGGGTTCGAGTGTTTGGACCGGGCGGAGGCCGCGGAGGCCAACGCCACCATTTTGCAGACCTACGGAGTGCCATCCGACCGCCGCCTATGA